Genomic DNA from Methanofollis sp. W23:
AAGATCTTTCAAAGGTCCTGTCGCGAAGATTGGGATCCCGCCCACACGCCGTAGCGCACCTCAGAACATTTTCTTCCCGTATGCGTGAACCCAACAAAGGTTCATGCCCGATTCTACAAAGCCAAAAAAAGGCTCTGTAGAAATCCTCTTGATGAATCTCTCTGGCGGGGGGCTTGCCGCCCCCCGGACCCCCCGCCACACGATAGGACGAGGGCGGCAGCACCCCTCATGGTCATTTATTCCGCCTTCCCGACCCTATCGTGGTCCCCAGGGGTCCGGGGACAGCGCCCCCGGCCAAAGGGGTAGGAAGGCGGGTGATACATGTCTCCCCCACACAAGAGGTGAGGGTTTCTACAAAGCCAAAAAAAAAATTATTCGACCGGGAGGGTGGTCTTCACCTTGAAGCCCTTCGTGATGAAGGCGAGGTACACGATCCCGATGATCACCCAGATAAACCCGATCTCTTTTGCGAAAATATCGAGACTGTACCAGATCGCGCCGGTGAGGAGGAACCCGATCGCCGGGATGACAGCCAGCTTCGGCGTCCCCTCGATTGAGATGTAACGGTAGGCGAGCGAGAGGTGCAGGAGCATGAAGGTCGTCAGCGCCCCGAAGTTGACCAGGGACGAGAGGTCCTGGAGGGTCAGCACATAGAGGAGCGCACCCGTGATGGTGGCGACGACGACGATCGAGATGTAGGGCGTCTTGTACTTCGGGTGGAGTTTTGCAAAGATGCCGGGGATATGCCCCTGGCGCCCCATCGAGAAGAGGACGCGGGAGACACTGGCCTGGGCGACAAGACAGTTGCCGACCCCCCAGGCGATGACCGTGCCGAGCATGCAGAGGACCTGGAGCCAGTCCCCGCCGGTCTCCTGTGCGATAAAGAAGAAGGCGACGTCTGGATCCTCGAAGGCGGCGCCAGGGTGGATCACCGCACCAAAGTAGGTGAGCGAGATGAAGAAGAAGGCGACGAGCGGGATGACGATGAGAGCCGCCTTGCTCACGACTTTACGCGCCTCGACCGTCTCTTCGGCCAGGGTGGTCATCATGTCGAATCCAAGGAAACTGAGCACCGCCACCGAGGCGCCAGAAAGGACAGCCCCCACGCTGAAGGTCTCGGGGTTATAGAAGGGCGCAAGCGTGAAAGAGAGTGTCGGGTCGGTGAGGATCCGCACGGCGGCGGTGACGACGAAGATCACAAAGACGGCGATCTCGAAGAAGAAAAGTCCCATCGTCACCTTTGCGGCCCGCTTGATCCCCAGGATGTTGAGGATCGTCGCCGGGATGAGGAAGACCAGGGCCCAGAGATAGAAGGGGAGACCGGTGGCTGCTTCGATCCAGAGGGCCGAGACCAGGATGACCAGGCCAGGGATGAGGATATAGTCGAGGAGGAGTGCCCATCCTGCGAGGAACCCGATATGCGATCCTAAACTCTCGCGTACATAGGCGTAGGCCGATCCCGCCTCAGGGAAGCGGTAGGCGCACTGGCCATAGGCCCAGGCGGTGAAGGACATGACGATCGCCGCAAGGAGGTAGACGAGCGGGACATGCCCGTCAGAGAGGACGGCCACGATCCCGTAGATCCCCATCGGGGCGATGGGCACCATGGCGATGAGGGCGAAGGCGACGAGATCCCGCAGTCGCAGGACACGCTCAAGCTGAGGTTCTGCCATTTTTCTCCGCCTCACGCGTCATGGTGCAGTGCTTCAAGGAGCGCGGTGATCGTCATCACGCTCTTTGGGATGCTGACCCTGATCGTCTTTCTCGGGTTGACGAGCTGACTTACCCCGGCGTCGGCGACGAGGCTTGCAAGCATATAGGCGTCTTCCCAGGAGAGGTCGTTGGCCTTTGCGAGGGCGCGGACCGCACAGGAGAACCCTTCTTCAAAGGCGGTAGCCAGGTCTTCGTCTGAGACCAGGATGGAGAAGGCGTCGTCGGTCTCAAGCACCGGCCATGCCGGGGCACGCCCCTTGCAGAGGCCGACTCTCACGGTGACCTCGGCCGGCACCTCGCAGGCGGCGACACAGGCCTCGCCGTCGCCCATGACGGCATGGACGTCGCCGAGGGCGAGAAGTCCGCCGTCATGGAAGACCGGGAGGTACAGCGTCGCGCCGGCACCGATGAGCGTGGTGTCCAGGTTGCCGCCGTGACGTCCAGGGTTGCCGCACGAGGTCTCCTCGTCGCAGGCGACCCCGATGACCCCGATCATCGGCCTGGCCTGGATCGTGATCCCGCCAAAGTGGACTGATCCTTCCGTGACCTGGCAGATCCGTGTCGTCGACTTTTTGGTCTCTGCGCCGAGGACGCCGGCGTCAGGGATGGTGACGATGGTCCCGCGCGATTCCGGGACGACTTCGAGGATCTTGACCTTGAGGGCGTCGCCGCGCACCGCCCCGTCGATGGCGACCGGGCCGGTGGCCGGGTTGATCCGCGAGAAGTCGATCCCGGTGACGCACTGGTCTTCAGTGGTGATCTGGTTGGAAAAACAGTCTTGTGTGGTGAAAGCAATGATACTCCCGGGTTTGGCCTTCTCTACTGCAGAGTTGGAGGGACCAAAGGCGAAGATGCATCTGTCATCACTGATATGATGATGTGAACACTGCATTGTTCTGAAGTCTCCTGGCAGTCCATCGCGTGGGGATGAAATACCAGAGTGTGTGGTTTGCGCCGATGCCGGATATAGGATCTGCTTCTATTCTCGATTTCTGAAGAGAAAATCAGGGGAGATGCGGTTCAGGGTGTAAATTCCATGGTTATCGAGATGTCCTCATCTGTCGCCAGGGATGTGTAGAATATTTCCAGAAATATTGGACTGGGTTCTATTGATCCTGGCCTCTCTCAATTGTCCTGGATCCCGGTACCGGCGCGAATTATGCTCTCTTGCGAGAGGAGGCACCGGCGCCGGAGGGGAGGGGGGAGGGGTGCGCAAAAAATCTCAGTCGCGCCGCGGCCTGAGCGGGAAGATGTAGGGTACCCCCTCCCGCTCCTCGACGACCGCCTCGACCCCGTAGACCTCGGCGATGAGGTCCGGGGTGAGCACCTCGGCCGGCGGGCCCAGTGCATAGACCCGGCCATGTCGCAGGACGACGAGCATGGAGCAGGCGCGGGCGGCAAGGGTGAGGTCGTGGATGGCCATCGCCACCAGGCGCCCGTGTTCATGGGCGAGTCTCCCGACCGTCTCCATCACCTCCATCCCGTTTCTGAGGTCAAGGGCGCTTGTAGGTTCGTCGAGGAGCAGGAGCGGGGAACCCTGGGCCAGAGCCCGCGCCACCATCACCCGTTGCCGCTCCCCCCCAGAGAGGTCGCCGAGACGCCTGAAGGCAAACTCTTCCACCTTCAACGCCTCCATCGCCTGCACCACCGCCTCTTCGTCCTCCTCGCTCACCCGCCAGGAGAGGTGCGGGCGACGCCCCATCAGGACGGTCTCGTAGACGGTGGCGTGCGAGTGGTTGGTGATCCCCTGCGGGACGTACGCGATCCGCCTGGCGACCTCAGGTCTGGAGAGGGAGACGACCTCCGTGCCGTCGAGGAGGACTGTACCTTCAGGCCCGAGGATCCCGTCGATGCACTTGATCAGGGTCGTCTTGCCCGAACCGTTCGGGCCGACGAGCCCGACGACGCCCGGGCTCTCGGCGGTAAACCAGATCTCGTCGAGGACAGAGCGCTCGCGATACGAGAAGGAGAGGTCTCTCACCTCAAGCTTCACCACCCGGCATCCCTCCTGCGCATGAAGAGGTAGATGAAGAACGGGACGCCGAGGAAGGCGGTCATGATCCCGACCGGCAGGACGACCGGGGCAAGGAGGGTTCTGGCCAGGCTGTCGGCGCCGAGGAGGAGGAGCGCTCCGACCAGCCCTGAGGCTGGGAGGAGAAACCGGTGGTCGGTGCCCACCACCATCCTGGTGATGTGCGGGGCGACGAGGCCGATGAACCCGATCGTCCCGGTGAAGCAGATCACCGCCGCGGTGAGAAGGGAGGCGATGAACATGAAGATGGTCATCGCATGGTTGACCGGGACGCCGAGGCTTTCAGCGATCTCGTCGCCCTCGGCAAGGGCGTTGAGGTCCCAGGCGCGGTAGACGAGGTAGGGCATGCAGACCGCAAGGAGGAGGGTGACGATCCCGAGTTTCGGCCATGAAGAGCGGTCGAGAGATCCGAACATCCAGAAGACGACTTCCTGGAGTTCGTCGGCCGTCCCGAGATACTGGAGCAGGGACGTGACCGCCGAGAAGAGGTACATCAGGGCGATGCCGGCAAGGATCATCGAGGTCGCTCCCATCCCGCGGTGCCTTGCCATCGCGTAGATGATGAGGGCGGCGAGGAGGGCAAAGAGGAAGGCGTTCCCGATGATGAGATAACTTCCGCCGACAAACCCGGCACCGAGGACGATCGCCACCGAGGCGCCGGTCGAGGCGGCCGAGGCGATGCCCAGCGTGAAAGGACTGGCGAGCGGGTTCCTGAGGATCCCCTGCATCACGGTCCCGGCGACCGCCAGTCCGAACCCGGCGACGACGGCGAAGAGTACCCGGTGGAGACGGAAGTCCCAGACGATCGTCTGTGCCATCCCAGAGGACTCAAATGAGCCAGGGAAGAGTCCGGCGAGGACAGCGCGATAGGCCTCGGCGACCGAGAACCCGGCGCTTCCGAGGGTGACTGCCACGCCGATGAGGAGGAAGAGGGCCAGGATGGTGAAGAAAAAGAAGGCCGCCCGTCTCTGCCGGGCGGCGGCGATTCCTTCCCTGAGTGCGTCACGTGTCATGGAGGCTCAGGGGTAGACAAAGACCCTGTCGGCAGGGTCGATCTCCAGGTGCTGGAACTCCTCCAGGTAGGTGCGATGGAGGGTCTGCGGGTTGAGGCTCGAAGCCTGGTCGGGATAGCACCATTCGGCAAGGTAGGTCATCCCGATGAAGTGCTGCGGCCCGCCCATGATGTTGTTGTGGAGGAGGTGGAGGTGGTCGTCCTTCACGGCGGTGAGGCTCTGCCACCCTGGGCGTGCGACAAGGGAGTCGTAGACCCCGGCGACCTTCTCGCTCTCGACATCTGCGTACCCGCCGTAGGAGTAGGTGCCCTCGCCGATGAGTTTGACGATCACGTCAGGGTCGGCGGCGATGATCGCCTCGGGATCGATCTCAGGGTAGTCTCCAGGGAGGGCTGAGAAGATGTTTGTCCCGCCGGCCATGGCGATCTTCTGCTCGTATCCGGATCCGGCCGCACCGGTCTTGTAGTCCCGCCAGTTCTCAATGTAGACGCTGGGGCGTTCGCTCTCAGGGACGTCGGCGCCGGCGGCCGAGATGTTTTCGAGAGACGAGGTGTAGAAGGCGGCGAAGCGCTCGGCCTCGGCGTCTTTGTCAAAGATCGTCCCGATCGCCTTCACCTCCTCTGCATAGGTTTCAGGGGTGAAGCAGTCGAACCTGAAGACCTTCACGCCTGGGAGGGAGTCTTCGAGTTTTTTCTGGATCTCGTCGCAGGTCTCCTTGCTGGTGGTGGCGTACAGGAAGACGGCATCTGGCTGGAGGGTGACTACCTGTTCGTAGTCAGGGGCCCAGATGCTCCCGACCACCTGGGTCTCCTGGTACTCGGGGAAGAAGGTCTCTCGCTCTGCGGTGTACTTGTCCACTCCGACGACGAGGGAGGGGTCCACGCCGAGGGTCCGCATCGTCTCAAGGGTCTCGCCGTTGAAGACGACGACCTTCGTCAGCGGTCTGTCGAGGGGGACCTGCCGGCCGGCAAGGTCGGTGACGGTCCGTGTCTGTGCTGACGGGAGGTCGAGGAGAGATGCGGCCTCCTCGACGTCTGCGAGGGGGGGGGCATCCTCTCCGCCGGTGAGGAAGGAGAGGACCATCCTCACAAACTCGTCCTCAGAGATGGTCTCGTCTTCCGAGGAGTCCGGCGGGGCCTGGAGGGCGGCCGCCGGGGCGGCAAGGACGAGGAGGGCGAGGAGGAGGGCAAGTGTTCTTGCGCTCACTGCCGTCGCCCCCGTGAGATGATGAGCCCTGCAAGCACGGCGATGATGAGGGCCGGGGCCGGGCCAGGCGAACCGGCGGCGGTCCCGGTGACACCGGCGCCGTCGACTCCGATGCGCGAGGCCTGGATGGTGCCGTTGATCCGGTCGATAAAGTCGTACCATTCCCCGGTGATCTCGCCGCTCCCTTTCTCAGGAGCGACGATCTGGTAGGTGACCGAGGTCTCGTTGAGGAGGGCGAAGCAGACCCGGTTCTCCTCTGCCGCCACCCGGTCGGCCGGGAGATTGCTCCCTGCAAAGACAAACCCAGGAGGCAGGTGCTCGATCACCCCCCCGGCAGCGATCTCCTCGATCGAGAGGGTGACGTCCACCACACTCCCGTCCGCGGGGGCCGGGGTGCTGAGGGTACGCTCGACATCGGCGGCGCCGACCAGGGTGGGGAGGGCGGCGAGGCAGATGCATAGAAACAGGGTCAACACTTTCCGCATGGGTATCAGTCCAACTATCTGATTCAGCTATGACACCACTGGTTAGAAACTTTGTGCTACGTGGAGACATAAAAATGTGATTTTAATATTTTTAGGGCTTTGTAGAAATCCTCCTGGTGATACTCTCCGCGGGGAGGCCTGCGACTCACCAGACCCCCTGCACAAGCGATGGGTGGTGGAGTCTAATCTCTCTTCTGGTCGATTGATTTTGCCTTCTTGCCCCCTATCAAAATCCCGGCGGGTCAAGGAGGTGTGAGCGGGAGCGAACTTGAGAGGCCCTGCAGGTCTTTGAACGGCGCGTCCCCCGCAGAGATAACAGTCCAGTGGATCTCTACGAATCCAGAATGTCAAAGAAACTTCTCTCCTTCACTCTCTCCCCCACCACTACATATCCGTCCTCACCGACAGCATTGATCGTCACGACGTGGTACATATCAGGCTCTGATCCCACGGTGCGGTCCCACTCCTGACGTCCAGTCTCATCATATTTTATGAGGTGCACATACGACGAACTGTCAAAAGATGCAAAATACCCAAGATCGCCCTCATCGTGCATCAGTGCGGCGACCACATAGCCCCTGTCAGTCGCCCAGGTGATCGGACATTCTGGAAGGATCGCAAATGTCTCTTCCCTGAATATCGCCCCGTCAGGACTGTACACAATATTGTGCATCGTGCCGTCGGGATCATAGGATATATATTCTGAATCAGATATTGTATCTCTCTCTACTTCCTCGACCAGCACCTCCAGACCACCCTCTCCATTCTCCCTCACGCCACGGAATTCTGAGGGTGAGTATGGGAGTGTGGCGTTCCAGAGGATCTCTCCATGTGCATCGAGACGTGCCAGCCCTGGCTTCTCATAAGAACCCCCCACCACGCTCCACCCCCCGTCTTTCATCGGAACGATTGCTTTGATGCCAGGAAGAGATTTTTTCGGCCCAGAGTATTCTTTCACATCCATCACCGTTCCGTTCTCATCAATCCGAGCACAGAATAGCCCCTTTTTGAAGCCGCCCCCTACAAGATAGTGCCCGGAGTCAGTCGACGCGATCGATGAAATAGATGCATCTGTCGGCCTCTTTTTTGGCGGTAATTGTTCCAAAATTGCCGATGCAAACACTGTCCATTCGGTCTTGCCGCCTGGCCCGATCTTCACTAGACTTTTCATCCAATGAGGAACAACAATGCACCCTCCGTCAGAGGTGGGAGCATAAGCCGCAGGCCATTTCGATTCCATGCTCCAGTCCCAGATTTTCTCCCCATCCGGTCCAAGACACGTGATCCATCCCATATGCATGGAAGGATCAGAACTAGGACGATTGTAAAGGCGATATCCGACAAACACCTTGCCATCAGGCATGGACACCACATCAGACTGGAGAGAGGACGTCCAATGCAGATGATCTCCATAACCGCTATCAACATTCTGGTCCCAGAGAGTCTCGCCCTCTGTGTTGGTCCTGACGACACCGATATCATAAGAATTAGAGTCGTCAACACATCCGGCAATGAGCACGAGGATCATGAGGGCCGTCATCAGTCCGAGAGAGACGATTCTTTGAGAAGACGGTTTTGTAGAAATCCTCACCTCTTGTGTGTGGGAGATGTGTGTCACCCGCCTTCCCACCTCTTTGGCCGGGGGCGCTGCCCCCGGACCCACGGGACGAAGATAGAGCTGGGAAGGTAGAATAAATGACCATGACGAGTGCGTTGCTGTCCTCGGCCCATCGTGAGGCGGGGGGTCCGGGGGGCGGCACGGCCCCCGCCAGAGAGATTCATCAAGAGGATTTCTACAGAGCCGAGAAGACATCTAAAAATCTCCAAAAAAAAAATCAGATCTTTTTTTTCTGTTCATATGCTCCCATCACCTCTTGATCTCCCCCGCGATCACGTATCCATTCTCACCGATTGGATCAATTGTCTTGACAGAATCCATGGACTTCGATCCCACGGTGCGGTCCCACTCCTGATGTCCGGTCTCGTTGTATTTGATAAGGTGCACACGCGAACCGCCGTCAGATGCAGAGGAGCTGAGAACACCCTCATTGTCCATCAGTGCGGCGACCACATAGCCCCCGTCACTCGCCCAGGTGATCGGGCAACTCGAAGGAATAGCAAATGTTTCTTCCCTGAGCACTGCACCCTCAGGATCATACACAATATTCCTCACCTGATCAGGATCACCATACCCTCGTTCCACGACCAG
This window encodes:
- a CDS encoding ABC transporter ATP-binding protein; this encodes MVKLEVRDLSFSYRERSVLDEIWFTAESPGVVGLVGPNGSGKTTLIKCIDGILGPEGTVLLDGTEVVSLSRPEVARRIAYVPQGITNHSHATVYETVLMGRRPHLSWRVSEEDEEAVVQAMEALKVEEFAFRRLGDLSGGERQRVMVARALAQGSPLLLLDEPTSALDLRNGMEVMETVGRLAHEHGRLVAMAIHDLTLAARACSMLVVLRHGRVYALGPPAEVLTPDLIAEVYGVEAVVEEREGVPYIFPLRPRRD
- a CDS encoding acetamidase/formamidase family protein; the encoded protein is MQCSHHHISDDRCIFAFGPSNSAVEKAKPGSIIAFTTQDCFSNQITTEDQCVTGIDFSRINPATGPVAIDGAVRGDALKVKILEVVPESRGTIVTIPDAGVLGAETKKSTTRICQVTEGSVHFGGITIQARPMIGVIGVACDEETSCGNPGRHGGNLDTTLIGAGATLYLPVFHDGGLLALGDVHAVMGDGEACVAACEVPAEVTVRVGLCKGRAPAWPVLETDDAFSILVSDEDLATAFEEGFSCAVRALAKANDLSWEDAYMLASLVADAGVSQLVNPRKTIRVSIPKSVMTITALLEALHHDA
- a CDS encoding iron ABC transporter permease, producing MTRDALREGIAAARQRRAAFFFFTILALFLLIGVAVTLGSAGFSVAEAYRAVLAGLFPGSFESSGMAQTIVWDFRLHRVLFAVVAGFGLAVAGTVMQGILRNPLASPFTLGIASAASTGASVAIVLGAGFVGGSYLIIGNAFLFALLAALIIYAMARHRGMGATSMILAGIALMYLFSAVTSLLQYLGTADELQEVVFWMFGSLDRSSWPKLGIVTLLLAVCMPYLVYRAWDLNALAEGDEIAESLGVPVNHAMTIFMFIASLLTAAVICFTGTIGFIGLVAPHITRMVVGTDHRFLLPASGLVGALLLLGADSLARTLLAPVVLPVGIMTAFLGVPFFIYLFMRRRDAGW
- a CDS encoding APC family permease, with translation MAEPQLERVLRLRDLVAFALIAMVPIAPMGIYGIVAVLSDGHVPLVYLLAAIVMSFTAWAYGQCAYRFPEAGSAYAYVRESLGSHIGFLAGWALLLDYILIPGLVILVSALWIEAATGLPFYLWALVFLIPATILNILGIKRAAKVTMGLFFFEIAVFVIFVVTAAVRILTDPTLSFTLAPFYNPETFSVGAVLSGASVAVLSFLGFDMMTTLAEETVEARKVVSKAALIVIPLVAFFFISLTYFGAVIHPGAAFEDPDVAFFFIAQETGGDWLQVLCMLGTVIAWGVGNCLVAQASVSRVLFSMGRQGHIPGIFAKLHPKYKTPYISIVVVATITGALLYVLTLQDLSSLVNFGALTTFMLLHLSLAYRYISIEGTPKLAVIPAIGFLLTGAIWYSLDIFAKEIGFIWVIIGIVYLAFITKGFKVKTTLPVE
- a CDS encoding ABC transporter substrate-binding protein, with product MSARTLALLLALLVLAAPAAALQAPPDSSEDETISEDEFVRMVLSFLTGGEDAPPLADVEEAASLLDLPSAQTRTVTDLAGRQVPLDRPLTKVVVFNGETLETMRTLGVDPSLVVGVDKYTAERETFFPEYQETQVVGSIWAPDYEQVVTLQPDAVFLYATTSKETCDEIQKKLEDSLPGVKVFRFDCFTPETYAEEVKAIGTIFDKDAEAERFAAFYTSSLENISAAGADVPESERPSVYIENWRDYKTGAAGSGYEQKIAMAGGTNIFSALPGDYPEIDPEAIIAADPDVIVKLIGEGTYSYGGYADVESEKVAGVYDSLVARPGWQSLTAVKDDHLHLLHNNIMGGPQHFIGMTYLAEWCYPDQASSLNPQTLHRTYLEEFQHLEIDPADRVFVYP